The Brassica napus cultivar Da-Ae chromosome C7, Da-Ae, whole genome shotgun sequence genome has a segment encoding these proteins:
- the LOC106419142 gene encoding disease resistance protein RRS1B-like isoform X1: protein METSSVNQHDVFIHFSLEEFRYSFASHLSAAFSRSSISVFVAEDTSGAAVTSNTDFQLPDATQSAIEGTKFIVVVFSKKDAFSPLFLETLVKFLERRKDGLVVVIPVFYGDVTLSMIEQKMESFGEAFSNHLQGRWRNGLIEAANLRGHKSSDQRNDSELVDEIVADVREKLYPTGTIGFYSRFLGIENLLRKQSHDIYRLGVWGTPGVGKTTIAQTAFNLMSQDFEAHCFLEDFHVNFEEKGLYKLREEHFIEKLKRTTVLIVLDDVRNPMEAESFLGGYDCFGLASLIIIISRDKQILYQCQVQGFFEVTSLNKKEGLQLFNQFAFPEKEPSDSNLVEVSKKVVEYANGNRAALCSYGRALKERAKPEEMEVEFEKIKRHPPQEIMDVFKSSYDTLTDHERNIFLDIACFFKDEKLDYILRILEGCGFFPHVGVDRLVDRSLLMISENKKVKMHNLIQDVGREIAKTENSHIARMWEPSSIKPLLEDDEPKETEFIEGIFLDTTNINVFVNPNAFENMYNLRLLKIYSSSSEPSQELYLPKGLESLPYELTLLHWEYYPLQSLPQDFDPSHLVEINLPYSQLQYLWTGTKVNAIVFFCSLLHLWNYFVFHFVLQSLGKLKIINLSHSQKLVEVDELSRACSLKEIVLKGCTTLERTPRIDQLKNLELLDLSCCTRIKRTEVIEMIKPLDTGGLREIESGSMVFST from the exons ATGGAGACTTCAAGTGTGAATCAACATGACGTATTCATTCATTTCAGCTTGGAAGAGTTCCGCTACTCCTTTGCCAGCCATCTCTCGGCTGCTTTCAGCCGGAGTAGTATCTCCGTGTTTGTCGCAGAAGACACCAGCGGTGCGGCAGTGACATCAAATACTGATTTTCAGCTACCTGATGCCACTCAGTCTGCCATTGAAGGAACTAAGTTTATTGTGGTAGTTTTCTCCAAGAAAGACGCGTTCTCGCCGCTCTTCTTGGAAACGCTCGTGAAGTTCCTGGAGCGGCGTAAAGACGGTCTGGTCGTGGTGATTCCGGTCTTCTATGGTGATGTCACTCTATCAATGATTGAGCAAAAGATGGAAAGTTTCGGAGAAGCTTTTTCCAACCACCTACAAGGAAGATGGCGAAACGGTCTGATTGAAGCCGCGAACTTGCGAGGCCATAAGTCAAGTGATCAACGAAA TGACTCGGAGTTAGTGGATGAAATTGTTGCAGATGTGCGCGAGAAGCTGTATCCAACTGGTACGATCGGCTTTTATTCGAGGTTTCTTGGGATTGAAAACTTGCTTCGCAAGCAATCTCATGACATCTACCGGCTAGGGGTGTGGGGTACACCTGGTGTAGGCAAGACTACCATAGCTCAAACAGCCTTTAACCTAATGTCTCAGGACTTTGAAGCTCATTGTTTTCTCGAAGACTTCCACGTGAATTTTGAGGAGAAAGGACTATACAAATTGCGGGAAGAGCATTTCATCGAAAAACTAAAAAGGACAACAGTTCTTATTGTTCTTGATGATGTGCGTAATCCTATGGAAGCCGAGTCTTTCCTTGGAGGATATGATTGTTTTGGTCTCGCGAGTTTAATCATCATAATATCACGAGATAAACAAATTCTTTACCAGTGTCAAGTCCAGGGTTTTTTCGAGGTAACATCCTTAAACAAGAAGGAGGGTCTACAACTATTCAACCAGTTCGCGTTTCCAGAGAAAGAACCAAGTGATAGTAATCTAGTAGAAGTGTCAAAGAAGGTCGTTGAGTATGCTAATGGGAATCGTGCAGCTCTTTGCTCCTATGGCAGAGCGCTGAAGGAGAGAGCAAAACCAGAAGAAATGGAAGTAGAGTTCGAAAAGATCAAGCGTCATCCTCCACAGGAGATTATGGACGTTTTCAAAAGCAGTTATGATACGCTCACCGACCACGAGAGGAACATATTTTTGGACATTGCTTGTTTCTTTAAAGACGAAAAACTAGACTACATCTTGAGAATTCTTGAAGGTTGTGGGTTTTTTCCTCACGTTGGAGTTGACCGTCTTGTGGATCGGTCTCTTTTGATGATATCAGAGAACAAAAAGGTGAAGATGCATAATTTGATACAAGACGTTGGTCGGGAAATCGCCAAAACAGAAAACAGTCACATTGCGAGAATGTGGGAACCGTCAAGCATCAAGCCGTTACTAGAAGATGATGAACCTAAG GAAACTGAATTTATTGAAGGAATATTTCTTGACACGACAAACATAAACGTTTTTGTTAACCCTAATGCATTTGAGAATATGTATAATCTTAGGCTGTTAAAGATTTACAGCTCAAGCTCTGAACCTTCTCAAGAACTATATCTCCCCAAGGGGCTAGAATCTCTGCCTTATGAGCTCACACTACTTCACTGGGAATACTATCCGTTGCAATCCTTGCCTCAAGATTTTGATCCCAGCCACCTTGTTGAAATCAATTTGCCTTATAGTCAGCTTCAATATCTCTGGACAGGAACCAAGGTAAAcgcaattgtttttttttgttcactctTGCATTTATGGAATTACTTTgtgtttcattttgttttacaGAGTCTAGGGAAGTTGAAGATAATAAATCTTAGTCATTCTCAGAAACTAGTTGAAGTTGATGAACTCTCGAGAGCTTGTAGTCTTAAGGAGATCGTTCTAAAAGGTTGCACAACTTTGGAGCGCACCCCACGCATTGATCAGCTAAAGAATCTTGAACTTCTTGATCTCTCTTGTTGCACGAGAATCAAACGTACAGAAGTTATAGAGATGATCAAACCACTGGATACAGGAGGACTGAGAGAAATAGAATCTGGATCAATGGTGTTCTCCACTTAA
- the LOC106409119 gene encoding disease resistance-like protein CSA1, which yields MASSSTPMVNGHPQERPQVFINFRGEELRKNFVSHLEDALKDEDINYFIDTMADPGDEMVNLFNHIEESKVALAVFSERYSESNWCLDELVKIMERVDEKKLRIFPIFFHVKVGDVKYQKGKFGENLRKGEGRDLCNMDKWKKALQSVSRIVGLRLEADSDRTESNFISQVVEKLKTVIALIEREEGTNMVSTSMSSMNSIGNASSGDILQPIAPFPSNGMKEVLKQLEEKIDFKSEETQIVGIVGMPGTGKTALAEMHHQEWQYKFLFNEFFRGFREKSKDDYDWVKNTLLNAQLQRTGNVKIFVVLDDVSDKKQLEFLRTNPGLIKKGSKIVITTRDKGLIADLVEDTYVVPGLNDKEALQLFSHHAFNGQDCDHPPENFIEMSKMFVEYAGGNPLALQELGNELCGENEAHWRRRLETLPHCCNENIGRELRISYDDLTQMQKHAFLDIACFFRSEEEDYVQHLLDTNSGEAGSEVIRDLADKFMINISAGRVDMHNLFCTLGKEIGSSVEKNLGKSRLWNREDAREALVLKKGTVSARGVFLDMSKIGKGIALERKALIKMPNLRYLKIFDSGCPRQCEPVDGKVNLPEGLEFPLKEIRYLHWLKFPLEELPPDFNPENLIDLRLPYSKIKRDTPNLKWVDLTHSTNLNDISALSNAISLRRLSLEGCTKLDKLPEDGTAIKGLPPSIQNLGKLIVLNLKDCNELESLPDCLDKLKALEELILSGCSRLTNFPHVEEIMENLQILLLDGTSIKELPSTLLHSGNNSIDQLALQRIQLRMTGLSLLRRLCLSRNDKISSLQSSISQLYHLKWIDLTYCSNLTSLSTLPPNLRCLDAHGCTSLRTVASPLASLLPSTEQRLALEALVGTCFPGIEVPAWFNHKAFGAVIKPELPRHWSESGFVGIALCNEQCTVKSTHVFIGFTSWLNINKCREVGLKEGCIPAKASIEFKVTDGTCEAANCEVLKCGFSFVCESDNGSWNANAEATPMIYESNNGALEANAEATPVIVESNTGSSDANVVANPVVEGEIQGGGRFLGLLRRRAWFLNL from the exons ATGGCTTCTTCCTCAACTCCCATGGTCAACGGACACCCTCAAGAGCGCCCTCAAGTGTTCATCAACTTCAGAGGAGAGGAACTACGCAAAAACTTTGTCAGCCATTTGGAGGACGCCTTGAAGGATGAGGACATCAACTACTTTATTGACACGATGGCAGATCCAGGGGACGAGATGGTTAACCTTTTCAACCACATCGAGGAGTCGAAAGTCGCACTTGCGGTTTTTTCTGAACGGTACTCAGAATCAAACTGGTGTCTGGACGAGCTGGTGAAGATTATGGAGAGGGTCGATGAGAAGAAACTTAGAATCTTCCCCATCTTCTTCCATGTGAAGGTAGGAGATGTGAAATACCAGAAGGGGAAATTTGGTGAAAACTTAAGAAAAGGAGAAGGCCGTGACCTATGTAATATGGATAAATGGAAGAAAGCTTTGCAGTCAGTTTCTCGAATAGTAGGTTTGCGTTTGGAGGCTGACAGTGACAg GACCGAGAGCAATTTTATCAGCCAGGTCGTTGAGAAACTGAAGACCGTGATAGCCTTGATCGAAAGAGAGGAAGGAACCAACATGGTTTCTACTAGTATGTCCTCTATGAATTCTATTGGAAATGCTTCATCTGGAGACATCTTACAGCCGATAGCGCCTTTCCCCAGCAATGGAATGAAAGAAGTCctgaagcaattggaagaaaaGATAGATTTCAAATCCGAAGAAACTCAAATCGTTGGAATTGTTGGGATGCCTGGGACTGGTAAAACAGCCCTCGCGGAAATGCATCATCAAGAGTGGCAGTACAAGTTTTTGTTCAATGAGTTTTTCCGGGGATTCCGTGAAAAGTCCAAAGACGACTATGATTGGGTGAAGAACACGCTTCTAAATGCTCAACTCCAAAGGACAGGCAATGTAAAGATTTTTGTCGTTCTAGATGACGTGAGCGacaagaaacaactcgagttcCTTCGGACGAACCCCGGACTTATTAAGAAAGGAAGCAAGATTGTGATAACAACACGTGACAAGGGATTGATAGCAGATTTAGTTGAAGATACATACGTGGTCCCTGGAttgaacgacaaagaagctctACAGCTCTTCAGCCATCATGCCTTCAATGGTCAAGACTGTGATCATCCCCCAGAGAATTTCATTGAAATGTCAAAAATGTTTGTGGAATATGCCGGAGGCAATCCACTAGCTCTCCAGGAATTGGGAAATGAGCTTTGCGGGGAAAATGAGGCTCACTGGAGAAGGAGACTAGAAACGCTGCCACATTGTTGCAATGAGAACATCGGAAGAGAACTAAGAATCAGTTATGACGACCTGACTCAGATGCAGAAACATGCATTTCTCGACATAGCTTGTTTCTTTAGATCCGAGGAAGAAGATTATGTACAACATTTACTGGACACTAACTCTGGTGAAGCTGGAAGCGAAGTTATTAGAGATCTCGCCGACAAGTTCATGATAAATATCTCTGCGGGCCGAGTAGATATGCATAATCTCTTTTGTACGCTGGGAAAAGAAATTGGTTCATCAGTTGAAAAAAATTTGGGGAAAAGTAGATTGTGGAATCGTGAAGATGCTCGTGAGGCTCTGGTCCTCAAAAAG GGAACTGTTAGTGCACGAGGTGTATTCCTAGATATGTCCAAAATAGGCAAGGGAATAGCCTTAGAACGTAAAGCTTTGATTAAGATGCCGAATCTGCGGTACCTCAAAATCTTTGACTCTGGCTGTCCTCGGCAATGTGAGCCTGTTGACGGCAAAGTAAACTTGCCTGAGGGACTTGAGTTTCCCTTGAAAGAGATCCGATATCTTCACTGGCTGAAATTTCCACTGGAGGAACTTCCGCCAGACTTCAACCCAGAGAATCTTATCGACCTTAGGCTGCCTTACAGCAAGATTAAAAGG GATACACCAAATTTAAAGTGGGTAGATCTAACTCATTCGACTAACTTGAACGACATTTCAGCTTTGTCAAATGCTATATCTCTTAGACGGTTGAGTCTTGAAGGTTGCACTAAGCTTGATAAGTTGCCAGAAG ATGGTACTGCGATTAAGGGACTCCCTCCGTCCATCCAAAACCTCGGAAAACTTATTGTTTTGAATCTGAAAGACTGCAATGAACTTGAGTCTCTACCAGACTGTCTTGACAAGCTTAAAGCTCTTGAAGAACTGATACTCTCTGGTTGTTCAAGGCTTACAAATTTTCCCCATGTTGAGGAAATTATGgagaatcttcaaattttatTACTCGATGGGACGTCGATCAAAGAGCTTCCAAGTACATTATTACATTCTGGTAATAACTCCATCGACCAATTGGCTTTACAACGGATACAACTCCGGATGACTGGATTATCCTTATTGCGGCGTCTATGCTTAAGTAGAAATGATAAGATCAGCAGCTTGCAATCAAGCATCAGTCAACTCTATCATTTGAAATGGATTGACTTGACGTATTGCAGTAATCTGACATCTCTTTCAACGCTCCCACCGAATCTACGATGCTTAGATGCACATGGTTGCACCTCACTAAGAACAGTTGCCAGTCCTTTGGCCAGTCTCTTGCCGTCAACAGAGCAG AGACTTGCTTTGGAAGCTTTGGTTGGCACTTGCTTTCCCGGAATTGAAGTTCCGGCATGGTTCAATCACAAAGCCTTTGGAGCAGTCATAAAGCCAGAGCTGCCTAGACATTGGAGTGAAAGTGGGTTTGTTGGAATAGCTCTAT GCAATGAGCAATGCACAGTCAAATCTACTCATGTTTTCATTGGCTTCACTAGTTGGTTGAATATCAACAAATGTAGAGAAGTTGGCCTTAAAGAAGGGTGTATTCCTGCTAAGGCTTCCATTGAATTTAAGGTCACGGATGGTACTTGTGAGGCTGCAAACTGTGAGGTACTAAAGTGCGGTTTTAGTTTCGTTTGTGAATCTGATAATGGTTCTTGGAATGCAAATGCTGAAGCAACTCCAATGATTTATGAATCTAATAACGGTGCTTTGGAGGCAAACGCTGAAGCAACTCCAGTGATAGTTGAATCTAATACTGGTTCTTCGGATGCAAACGTGGTTGCAAATCCAGTGGTAGAGGGAGAAATACAAGGTGGAGGTAGATTTTTGGGTCTCTTGAGAAGAAGAGCAtggtttttaaatttatga
- the LOC106419142 gene encoding disease resistance protein RRS1B-like isoform X2 has protein sequence METSSVNQHDVFIHFSLEEFRYSFASHLSAAFSRSSISVFVAEDTSGAAVTSNTDFQLPDATQSAIEGTKFIVVVFSKKDAFSPLFLETLVKFLERRKDGLVVVIPVFYGDVTLSMIEQKMESFGEAFSNHLQGRWRNGLIEAANLRGHKSSDQRNDSELVDEIVADVREKLYPTGTIGFYSRFLGIENLLRKQSHDIYRLGVWGTPGVGKTTIAQTAFNLMSQDFEAHCFLEDFHVNFEEKGLYKLREEHFIEKLKRTTVLIVLDDVRNPMEAESFLGGYDCFGLASLIIIISRDKQILYQCQVQGFFEVTSLNKKEGLQLFNQFAFPEKEPSDSNLVEVSKKVVEYANGNRAALCSYGRALKERAKPEEMEVEFEKIKRHPPQEIMDVFKSSYDTLTDHERNIFLDIACFFKDEKLDYILRILEGCGFFPHVGVDRLVDRSLLMISENKKVKMHNLIQDVGREIAKTENSHIARMWEPSSIKPLLEDDEPKETEFIEGIFLDTTNINVFVNPNAFENMYNLRLLKIYSSSSEPSQELYLPKGLESLPYELTLLHWEYYPLQSLPQDFDPSHLVEINLPYSQLQYLWTGTKSLGKLKIINLSHSQKLVEVDELSRACSLKEIVLKGCTTLERTPRIDQLKNLELLDLSCCTRIKRTEVIEMIKPLDTGGLREIESGSMVFST, from the exons ATGGAGACTTCAAGTGTGAATCAACATGACGTATTCATTCATTTCAGCTTGGAAGAGTTCCGCTACTCCTTTGCCAGCCATCTCTCGGCTGCTTTCAGCCGGAGTAGTATCTCCGTGTTTGTCGCAGAAGACACCAGCGGTGCGGCAGTGACATCAAATACTGATTTTCAGCTACCTGATGCCACTCAGTCTGCCATTGAAGGAACTAAGTTTATTGTGGTAGTTTTCTCCAAGAAAGACGCGTTCTCGCCGCTCTTCTTGGAAACGCTCGTGAAGTTCCTGGAGCGGCGTAAAGACGGTCTGGTCGTGGTGATTCCGGTCTTCTATGGTGATGTCACTCTATCAATGATTGAGCAAAAGATGGAAAGTTTCGGAGAAGCTTTTTCCAACCACCTACAAGGAAGATGGCGAAACGGTCTGATTGAAGCCGCGAACTTGCGAGGCCATAAGTCAAGTGATCAACGAAA TGACTCGGAGTTAGTGGATGAAATTGTTGCAGATGTGCGCGAGAAGCTGTATCCAACTGGTACGATCGGCTTTTATTCGAGGTTTCTTGGGATTGAAAACTTGCTTCGCAAGCAATCTCATGACATCTACCGGCTAGGGGTGTGGGGTACACCTGGTGTAGGCAAGACTACCATAGCTCAAACAGCCTTTAACCTAATGTCTCAGGACTTTGAAGCTCATTGTTTTCTCGAAGACTTCCACGTGAATTTTGAGGAGAAAGGACTATACAAATTGCGGGAAGAGCATTTCATCGAAAAACTAAAAAGGACAACAGTTCTTATTGTTCTTGATGATGTGCGTAATCCTATGGAAGCCGAGTCTTTCCTTGGAGGATATGATTGTTTTGGTCTCGCGAGTTTAATCATCATAATATCACGAGATAAACAAATTCTTTACCAGTGTCAAGTCCAGGGTTTTTTCGAGGTAACATCCTTAAACAAGAAGGAGGGTCTACAACTATTCAACCAGTTCGCGTTTCCAGAGAAAGAACCAAGTGATAGTAATCTAGTAGAAGTGTCAAAGAAGGTCGTTGAGTATGCTAATGGGAATCGTGCAGCTCTTTGCTCCTATGGCAGAGCGCTGAAGGAGAGAGCAAAACCAGAAGAAATGGAAGTAGAGTTCGAAAAGATCAAGCGTCATCCTCCACAGGAGATTATGGACGTTTTCAAAAGCAGTTATGATACGCTCACCGACCACGAGAGGAACATATTTTTGGACATTGCTTGTTTCTTTAAAGACGAAAAACTAGACTACATCTTGAGAATTCTTGAAGGTTGTGGGTTTTTTCCTCACGTTGGAGTTGACCGTCTTGTGGATCGGTCTCTTTTGATGATATCAGAGAACAAAAAGGTGAAGATGCATAATTTGATACAAGACGTTGGTCGGGAAATCGCCAAAACAGAAAACAGTCACATTGCGAGAATGTGGGAACCGTCAAGCATCAAGCCGTTACTAGAAGATGATGAACCTAAG GAAACTGAATTTATTGAAGGAATATTTCTTGACACGACAAACATAAACGTTTTTGTTAACCCTAATGCATTTGAGAATATGTATAATCTTAGGCTGTTAAAGATTTACAGCTCAAGCTCTGAACCTTCTCAAGAACTATATCTCCCCAAGGGGCTAGAATCTCTGCCTTATGAGCTCACACTACTTCACTGGGAATACTATCCGTTGCAATCCTTGCCTCAAGATTTTGATCCCAGCCACCTTGTTGAAATCAATTTGCCTTATAGTCAGCTTCAATATCTCTGGACAGGAACCAAG AGTCTAGGGAAGTTGAAGATAATAAATCTTAGTCATTCTCAGAAACTAGTTGAAGTTGATGAACTCTCGAGAGCTTGTAGTCTTAAGGAGATCGTTCTAAAAGGTTGCACAACTTTGGAGCGCACCCCACGCATTGATCAGCTAAAGAATCTTGAACTTCTTGATCTCTCTTGTTGCACGAGAATCAAACGTACAGAAGTTATAGAGATGATCAAACCACTGGATACAGGAGGACTGAGAGAAATAGAATCTGGATCAATGGTGTTCTCCACTTAA
- the LOC125590559 gene encoding uncharacterized protein LOC125590559 — MSSFIPSDYKALDLSGDNYLDWAINTSAVLKSRGLGKCIKYGNDTLACERHRAIMIMRHHLCEDLRDEFGYVNDPHNLWSFLNSRFCEPLLHESKKKWEALRFQDYESVDNYHSDLMRITYSLRLCGELVTNEDLLNKTRDTFHSEEVLLSHQAKGFTTYYDLFSYLLDIEQKKQKRMDNIRRFNDIMEIYYEVLDSEMKIPEANKATFDKKRSEEDSEWTLMDHEVGLYIE, encoded by the coding sequence atgtcgagttTCATACCCTCAGATTACAAAGCCCttgatctctctggagataattatcttgATTGGGCTATAAACACTTCAGCCGTcttgaagtctagaggacttgGGAAGTGCATCAAGTATGGCAATGACACCCTTGCGTGTGAAAGACACAGAGCCATAATGATTATGCGACACCATCTCTGTGAGGACCTAAGAGACGAGTTTGGATATGTTAATGATCCTCATAATCTCTGGTCATTTTTGAATTCTAGATTCTGTGAGCCATTGTTGCacgaatccaagaaaaaatggGAAGCTCTAAGGTTCCAGGATTATGAATCCGTGGACAATTATCACTCTGATCTTATGAGAATCACCTATAGTCTTAGACTATGTGGTGAATTGGTAACAAACGAGGATTTGTTAAACAAAACTCGTGACACATTCCATTCAGAGGAAGTGTTGTTATCACATCAGGCCaaaggtttcaccacctatTATGACCTGTTctcatatttattagacattgagCAAAAGAAGCAGAAAAGGATGGATAACATCAGACGGTTTAATGACATCATGGAGATATATTATGAAGTACTAGACAGTGAGATGAAAATCCCTGAAGCTAATAAAGCCACATTTGATAAGAAGAGATCTGAGGAGGATTCCGAGTGGACACTCATGGACCATGAGGTCGGattatacattgaataa